Within Cystobacter ferrugineus, the genomic segment AGACTCAGCGCCGGGGGCCCCGGCCGCCCGAGACCTGCCGCAACGACACATCATCCACGTACGTGCCCGAGCCCGTGGAGCGGCCCACGTCCCGCAGCTCCACGCGCGAGTTGGGGCCCTCCGCCCGGACCCGCAGCACCACGTACGTCCAGGCGGTGTCCGACAACTTCTGGCCGCTGGCCTCCAGGCGCGTGAGCACTTCTCCGTTCCACAGCACCTCCAGGCCATTGTCCCGCGCATCCGTCCCCGGACGGGCGGAGAACGCCAGCCGCAGCTCGTACTCGGCCCCCGGGCGCGTGGAGACATCCTGCTGGAGCGTGGTGTTGTCCTGGCCATCCAGCTCCACGAGCTGAGCGCCCTGGGCGGCGCTGCCCGCCACGTTGTTCTGCAACTCGATGGTGCGTCCGGCCGCGCGCCTCCATCCCGGCAGCTCACCCATGCTTTGGAAGTTGCCCCGCCGCAGCGCGGGCTGCTCGAAGTCCCCGTTGAGCAGCAGGTTGTCGTCCGGAGAGGAGTCCGGCGGCCGCGGCGGGGGACCCGGAGGCCCGGGAGGACGCGGCGGGGAGCGGGGCTGGAGCGCCAGGCGCAGGTCGCGGATGGCATGCAACGCGTTGGCGTCCCCCGTCGCCGCCCCGATGCCCAGGCCCGTGAAGGACGAGTTCACCTGGCCGCGCCAGTCGATCTGCAAGGCCCCATTCAGGTAGACGCGGACGCCATCGCGCTCCACCTCGACGCGCAGCGTCGCCCAACGATCATGGGTGTAGACGGCGGGATTGCGCCGGGTGGCCAGCGCGCGCCCCGAGCCGTCCGTGAGGATCAGCCCGCGCTCCTCTCCGTAGAGCGCCACGTGCACGCCATAGCCCGAGCCATCCGTCACGAAGGCGCGGCCACCACCCGTGGGCAGCACGTCCCGGCGCGACAGCGGCCGGCGGCCGAACATCAGCACCAGCCCGTCTCCGGTGTCCCAGATGCCGCCCCCCTTGCGATTGTAGGTGTTGAAGTCGAATTGCACCGCGAAGGGCGGCTGTACCGGCTGGTTGTTCAGGAAGATCGCGCCCGCGGCGCCCGAGCGGTTCTCGGGGACGAGCACCATCCGCTCGCCCTCGGCGCGTGGGTAGCCCGAGTTGCGCGTGGCGAGCATGTTGAAGCGGGAGGACTCATTGAAGCGCAGCGGGGGACTCTCGCTCAGGGCGTAGGACCAGGGGGACTGCTGCCACTCCTGCTCCCGCTCCTGCCGGGGTCGCAACTCCTGCTCCTGCGCCCGGCCCTCCCCGGTGATCAGCGTGGCCACCAGCGCGGCCGCCGTGCCCAGTAGATGCAGTCCCCCACGACTTCTCTTGCGATGCATTGCGTAATCCCTCGTGCCGACGCCGCCCGCGAGTGGGCGGCCCATGTCGTGCGTGCTCCGACGCTACCTCCTTCGCCTTATTCAGGACACACGTTGTCACTCCCCCGTCGTACCCTGCGCGGGACCCACCGACTCCAGGTGGGTTCATTGACCAAGGAAAACACCCGATGAAGTTCCAAGTCTCATCCCTGGTGATGATGGGCTGGTTGTCCATGTCGACCGCGACGATGGCGAGCGGAACCGAGGCCCTGAGCACGGGCGTCGGCACCTGGACGCCCACCGCCGCCAAGGCCCTGCCCTACGCCACCAACAGCGCCGTGCGCCTGCGCGCCTCGGGCGAGGTGATGGAGTCCTATCAGGGCTTCGTGCAACGCTATAACCCATACACCGATACCTGGCGGGTCATGAACCCCGTGTGCTCGCCGGGGTTCTGCCGCATCCACTCGATGGTGCAACTGGGCTCGGGCCAGGTGCTGGCGATCGCGGGCAACAACCACAAGCGGGGCGACTACTGGACGCTCAAGACGTACGACCCGACCACCGACGTCTGGGCCAACCTTCCCTCGCACTCGCTGCCCTTCGCGGACTTCTCCCTGACGGTGCTGGGCTCGGGCCGGGTACTCATGGCGGGAGGATTCAACTTCGAGCTCAGTGAGCCCGTCCCCCAGAGCAGCGCGGAGGAGCTCGATCCGGCCACCCAGACCTGGACGCCGGTGGCGAGCATGAACTCGCCACGCTCCGGGCACCTCGCGACGGTGCTGTACTCGGGCAAGGTGCTGGTGGTGGGCGGCGAGCCGGAGGGCACGGCCACCGCCGAGATCTACGATCCCTCCAAGAAGACCTGGACCCTCACGCCCCCTCCGCCCTACCTCCTCCGCCCCCAGCAGGCGATCCGCCTCAACTCGGGCCAGGTGATGGTGCTGGTGGACGGCGAGAGCCCCACCGAGGCCGAGACGCACCTGTACGATCCCTACAACTCGCGCTGGCTCGCGGGCCCGCCGCTGCCGTTCGCCACCCCCTCCTCCTCCACGATGCTCTACTCGGGCGAGGTGCTGGTCTTCAACGACGCCGGGCAGGCCGCAGTGTATGACCCCACCCAGAACGCGTGGCTGCCCGTGGCCTCCGCCACCCAGGCCCCACCCTACACCCCCACCTTCGGGGTGTTGCTCCACACGGGTCAGGTGCTGAGGCTGGGAGGCGCCATCGACGCGCCCATCTCCGAGCGCTTCACCCGCTGAAGCGCCAAGGGGTGCCCGGCCGCCCCACCTCGGGCACCGGGTTCCCTCCTTCCCCGCCACCGTCCGACATCGTCCACTCCACTCCGGGCCCGCGTCCGGCCCCCGGGTCCGAGGCGCCTTTCCTGCAACGGACACAAGCCCTCATCACGCGGTGGCGGAACGAAAGAAGTGGGCCTGCCCCCCTGGCCGCTCCGTGCATGAGCACTAGATTTCTCTACCCCGAAAGAGGAGAAATCCATGAAGCCGCTCCCGATCCGCCGCCCCGTTGCCCTGACGACGCAGAAGCGCGCCTGCACCCTGAGCGTGTCGCGCGTCACACTCGAGCAGCGGTTGGGACGCCCGCTCGTGCATGACGAGGAGGGAGATGGCCTCGGGCCCCGCTACCGGTGGGAGTCCACCTGTGAGTGTGGCCTGGAGCTGTTCATCGACCTGCCCATCCACGCCGCCGGGGAAGAGGGCGAGGCGACGCTGTGGATGGATCATGTCGAGGTGGAGCACGCGCTCGCGCACCTGGGACTCGCCCCACGGCACGTGCGCTGGCGCGTGGACATGCAGCACCCCCTGCCGCTGGAGGGCTGGGCGCTCGTGCGTCAGGATGACTTCGGCAACCGCTTCGACCTGTGTATCCTCCCCGTCCAGACCCATGCCGAGTGCCTGGGACGGCTGCTGAGCACGCGCGCCACCCGGCGCGCCTTCCAGGTCGAGCCCCGGGGCACGCCACCCCGTCAGGGCTGGGCCGTCATCCGCCAGGACGCCGAGGGCAACCAGTACGAGGTGGCCGTGCACCCCCAGCGGCGGCGCGCCCCCCGGCTCGTTGGCGCCTAGGAGCGTGTCGGCGAATGGGCCAGGAGCAGGGGGCGCGTAGCAGGCACCAGGTGATGCGCCAGCAGCGGAGGTGACGCCGTCTCCTGGTGCACCGCGCCGGGAGCGAGGCCCCCGCCCGCTACGCGGGCTGTGCTACGAGGGCGGGCAACTCCCAGCCCTGCCGGTACAGCTTCTTGAGGTTGTGTACCGCACACGCCAGGGAAAATTCTCCGCGCACCTTGGCCAGGCCCCGCAGAGAGAAGCGCGGCAGCGTCCCGTTCTTCACCTGGCCGATAACGGGCTCGGCCGTCACCTTGCGTCGCGCGTACGCCTTGCGTCCCCGCTTCGTCAGCAGCTTGCGCTTCATCCGCTGCTTGAAGCTCAAGTCCTTGGGCGGGCGTCCGCGCGGTGCCGCTGGCGCCTCCTGTCCGTGCTTGGAGCGGCCGGTGGCGACAAAGCACTCCACGCCCTGGGCCTCCACCTTCTCAATGTCCTCCTGACACAGGTAGCCCGAGTCCGCGCTCAGCTCCACGGGCAAAAGCCCCGTGTTGCCCCGCACCTGCTCCACCATCGGCTCGAGTTGACGCGCATCGTTGCCGCTCTGCCCCACCTGCTGCGCCACTATCAGTTGCGTGTCCGCGTCCACCGCCACCTGCGCGTTGTAGGACTGCTGGAAGGAGCCTGCCCGGGGCATGATTCTGGAGTCCGGGTCGGTGAAGTTGCGCTGCGCCTTCTCGCTGGGTTTGGCCTCCTCGGGCTTGTCCTCGCCCTTGGCCTCCGCCTTCTGCCGGGCCTCCTTCTCCAACTCTTCCTTGGCCTGGCGAATCTTTTGCCGGCGCCTGGTCTTGTCCACCGCCAGCGCCAGCTTCTTGTCCGCCTCCAGCTGACGCGCCGCCTCCCTCAGCCGCTCGGCTCTCTTCTTGGCGTCTCTCAGCGCCTCGGGCAGCTCGTCCCCACGCTGCCCCTTACCAAAGCGCCTGTCCTCCTCGGCATCCCGCGCCGCGGCCTCCTCCAGGAGCTTGCCAATCTGCTCGTCCAGCTTCTTCATGGCCTCCTCCATCCGTCCGTAGCTCATGGCCTTGTGCTTGCTGGCGTTGGCCTTCACCTTCGTGCCGTCCACCGACAGGTGCCCCAGCTTCTTGAGCCCTGCCTCTCGCGCCAGCC encodes:
- a CDS encoding Kelch repeat-containing protein, whose protein sequence is MKFQVSSLVMMGWLSMSTATMASGTEALSTGVGTWTPTAAKALPYATNSAVRLRASGEVMESYQGFVQRYNPYTDTWRVMNPVCSPGFCRIHSMVQLGSGQVLAIAGNNHKRGDYWTLKTYDPTTDVWANLPSHSLPFADFSLTVLGSGRVLMAGGFNFELSEPVPQSSAEELDPATQTWTPVASMNSPRSGHLATVLYSGKVLVVGGEPEGTATAEIYDPSKKTWTLTPPPPYLLRPQQAIRLNSGQVMVLVDGESPTEAETHLYDPYNSRWLAGPPLPFATPSSSTMLYSGEVLVFNDAGQAAVYDPTQNAWLPVASATQAPPYTPTFGVLLHTGQVLRLGGAIDAPISERFTR
- a CDS encoding IS1182 family transposase; translated protein: MSTPSTKKPEQAALLEVAASEKPGREEQAKGSARYASPRPFREWTPEQGQLLPQYAREVLGEGHLACFFVDLRKALDFSPILEAYTQERGQPPYHPVMMTLLLMYAYARGITSSREIERRCETDIAFRYLTGGERPDHDTVCAFRVRHLEAFRALFVDTLRLAREAGLKKLGHLSVDGTKVKANASKHKAMSYGRMEEAMKKLDEQIGKLLEEAAARDAEEDRRFGKGQRGDELPEALRDAKKRAERLREAARQLEADKKLALAVDKTRRRQKIRQAKEELEKEARQKAEAKGEDKPEEAKPSEKAQRNFTDPDSRIMPRAGSFQQSYNAQVAVDADTQLIVAQQVGQSGNDARQLEPMVEQVRGNTGLLPVELSADSGYLCQEDIEKVEAQGVECFVATGRSKHGQEAPAAPRGRPPKDLSFKQRMKRKLLTKRGRKAYARRKVTAEPVIGQVKNGTLPRFSLRGLAKVRGEFSLACAVHNLKKLYRQGWELPALVAQPA